Proteins from one Triticum aestivum cultivar Chinese Spring chromosome 7A, IWGSC CS RefSeq v2.1, whole genome shotgun sequence genomic window:
- the LOC123153670 gene encoding B3 domain-containing protein Os06g0107800-like produces MALTAALGRRGAEQDRDGGGSNGGNGNGGGEARMIMREHMFDKVVTPSDVGKLNRLVVPKHFAERHLLPRVPGGAAGAACPGAVLRFEDGRGGGKAWAFRFSYWSSSQSYVITKGWSAFVRDRRLAAGDTVSFCRAGARLFIDCRRRGAGVVSAPTTSLLVPVALPQQATSDEDMAPRGRRLRLFGVDLELAGAE; encoded by the coding sequence ATGGCGTTGACGGCCGCGCTGGGGAGACGGGGAGCGGAGCAAGATCGGGACGGCGGCGGCAGCAATGGTGGCAATGGAaatggcggcggcgaggcgaggatGATCATGCGGGAGCACATGTTCGACAAGGTGGTGACACCGAGCGACGTGGGCAAGCTGAACCGGCTGGTGGTGCCAAAGCACTTCGCGGAGCGGCACCTCCTCCCGCGGGTTCCCGGcggcgcggcgggggcggcctgCCCCGGAGCCGTGCTGCGGTTCGAGGACGGCCGCGGCGGCGGGAAGGCGTGGGCGTTCCGCTTCTCCTACTGGAGCAGCAGCCAGAGCTACGTCATCACGAAAGGGTGGAGCGCCTTCGTCCGcgatcgccgcctcgccgccggcgacacCGTCTCCTTCTGCCGCGCCGGCGCGCGCCTCTTCATCGACTGCCGGAGGCGTGGCGCCGGGGTCGTCTCGGCGCCGACGACAAGCCTCCTCGTGCCAGTGGCGCTTCCGCAGCAGGCGACGTCGGATGAAGACATGGCACCGCGCGGGCGGCGCCTCCGGCTGTTCGGCGTGGACCTCGAGCTCGCCGGTGCAGAATGA